In Chrysoperla carnea chromosome 2, inChrCarn1.1, whole genome shotgun sequence, the following proteins share a genomic window:
- the LOC123291719 gene encoding probable transaldolase: protein MSSESECKKPKMANPLEQLKDLTIVVADTGDFEAMKKYKPTDATTNPSLILMAATMPQYAPLLEKAVNYARKLSSYPDKQLEIALDVVCVLFGCEILKIIPGRVSTEVDARLSFDKKASVEKARRIIELYEEHGISKDRVLIKLASTWEGIQAAKELESKYGIHCNLTLLFSFAQAVACAEANVTLISPFVGRILDWYVANTNNKEYAPDQDPGVVSVTKIYNYYKKFGYKTVVMGASFRNIGEVKALAGCDLLTISPKLLGELEASKEPITKKLSVDKATKSNLTQLDTLTESKFRWLLNEDQMATEKLSDGIRKFAVDVVKLENMIKQLLKNV, encoded by the exons ATGTCATCAGAGTCTGAGTGTAAAAAACCGAAAATGGCAAACCCTTTGGAACAATTAAAGGACTTAACAATTGTTGTTGCTGATACAGGCGATTTTGAGG CTATGAAAAAATACAAACCTACCGATGCCACAACAAATCCATCATTAATTTTGATGGCAGCTACTATGCCACAATATGCACCTTTACTAGAAAAAGCTGTAAATTATGCAAGAAAATTAAGTAGTTATCCTGATAAACAATTAGAGATCGCACTCGATGTCGTTTGTGTTTTGTTTGgatgtgaaattttaaaaatcattccaGGGCGCGTGTCAACGGAAGTTGATGCAAG attatcaTTCGATAAAAAGGCTAGTGTAGAAAAGGCACGTCGTATTATTGAATTATACGAGGAACATGGCATTAGCAAAGACCGGGTTTTAATTAAACTTGCATCAACATGGGAAGGAATTCAAGCTGCTAA agaATTGGAATCAAAATATGGAATTCATtgtaatttgacattattattttcatttgcacAAGCAGTGGCCTGCGCAGAAGCTAATGTTACTTTAATTTCACCATTTGTTGGACGAATTTTAGATTg GTATGTTGCGAATACTAACAACAAAGAATATGCACCGGATCAGGATCCAGGAGTTGTATctgttacaaaaatttataattattataagaaatttgGATATAAAACAGTGGTTATGGGAGCATCTTTCAGAAATATTG GTGAAGTAAAAGCTTTAGCCGGTTGTGACCTTTTAACAATAAGTCCAAAATTACTAGGAGAATTAGAGGCATCTAAAGAACCAATCACAAag aaattatCCGTTGATAAAgcaacaaaatcaaatttaacacAATTAGACACACTCACCGAATCAAAATTCCGTTGGTTATTGAATGAAGATCAAATGGCTACTGAAAAACTATCAGACGGTATCAGAAAGTTTGCTGTAGATGTCGTTAAACTAGAAAACATGATTAAACAATtgttgaaaaatgtataa
- the LOC123292493 gene encoding protein ILRUN, which produces MDVDNGPENQTTGGPVELEQSLLQQFSCLGTTDRDELIKQLQRLLGSSLNWETAAFFLDMNNWNLQAAICSYFDIEAPGQLPSMGLVVDYPPGEAGVVPVNTRFKKTWEIQNTGQERWPMGCVLQNTGGERFQADHRVPVARLMPGEVAQISVDMLSPYETGMYQSKWRMCTEQGCYFGDSIVSIISVVDQESIQLSEQLQTHLTDLGRSPPSAAVNPFGNALRSPSQNDSIQTSPTPTPNASTPDSDINMC; this is translated from the exons atggatGTTGATAATGGTCCAGAAAATCAAACGACTGGGGGTCCTGTCGAATTGGAACAATCCTTGCTGCAACAATTCAGTTGCTTAGGCACAACAGATCGAGATGAACTTATTAAACAATTACAAAGACTTTTAGGAAGCAGTTTAAATTGGGAAACAGCTGCGTTTTTTCTTGATATGAATAATTG GAATTTACAAGCAGCAATATGTTCTTATTTTGATATTGAAGCACCAGGTCAACTGCCATCTATGGGCTTGGTTGTAGATTATCCACCAGGTGAAGCAGGTGTTGTACCTGTAAatacaagatttaaaaaaacatgggAAATACAAAATACTGGACAGGAACGATGGCCTATGGGTTGTGTTTTACAAAATACTGGCGGTGAACGATTTCAGGCTGATCATCGTGTTCCTGTAGCACGTTTAATGCCTGGCGAAGTTGCTCAGATTAGTGTTGATATGCTTAGTCCGTATGAAACTGGAATGTATCAAAGTAAATGGCGTATGTGTACTGAACAAGGTTGTTATTTTGGCG attcgaTCGTTTCTATTATATCCGTAGTAGATCAAGAATCAATTCAATTGTCTGAACAGCTACAAACACATTTAACAGATTTGGGTCGATCTCCACCTTCTGCGGCAGTAAATCCTTTTGGCAATGCACTACGTTCTCCTAGTCAAAAT GATAGCATCCAAACCTCACCAACCCCAACTCCAAATGCATCAACTCCAGATTCAGATATAAATATGTGCTAG
- the LOC123291486 gene encoding forkhead box protein N4-like: MFNNKIKTESPPGYGLAIPSCEALVDASNNSGIYNDHNRYGLMIPSGQPVKRKLFAEDEPLSHSNSSNIPSDFNSRKRYHQSNSTNQNNVKYDQKSMPQQSQSLHEYPKRIPLGNGISQIAIRKKHNDSPTGWNNEVFLLNGNWDTSHSIPNIVAEMHNVNLAELQGTWGGDDGDTLTASCVNGGQTISTIITNDSRDGKNSDNLQSIHQQRIDNNHRALTGLPTNDANQDFNGDDNFQWLVNFKLDDLIHASTPTSSSSSDYTNTTLTNSNRSQQSMVMQTNTSNSIRSINMNPNYSQHVYITDVNSLPNQYFTQNQLKNIIQENRTNNLQSRQLSQQQHQQPAAVTVKTMKHTSLPGANNINGNNQGNHTSRYSGPRKPPFTYTELIEHALREKGELTVSGIYQWISDHFPFYKANDDRWKNSVRHNLSINPHFRKGSKAVHGAGHLWTIAQRDDKRMSTWIMKKQRMQQFIDKYDEKEKAMEDELQAATASILPEMDCGYLQTDVNIQNSNSSNQRMGHNVIRTSDDSSSIKREVEVQYLIPVSDSMDFMCPVSKEQVAEECGLQQSCNSNDDNKTEQQRVNELTSGDYLITDLNPQTLGLNLSEAEIITPDQLFGDDLNFQCYELQV, translated from the exons atgtttaataataaaataaaaacggaaTCACCGCCTGGCTATGGACTAGCAATACCATCATGTGAAGCATTGGTCGATGCCTCCAACAATTCTGGTATTTATAACGATCATAACCGATATGGGCTGATGATACCTAGTGGCCAACCAGTTAAACGAAAACTATTCGCTGAAGATGAGCCATTATCCCATTCCAACTCTTCGAATATTCCAAGCGATTTTAATTCCCGCAAACGATACCATCAATCGAATTCtacaaatcaaaataatgttaaatatgacCAGAAATCGATGCCTCAACAATCTCAATCTTTGCATGAGTATCCAAAACGTATTCCATTGGGTAATGGAATATCTCAGATTGCAATACGTAAAAAACACAACGATTCACCAACTGGCTGGAATAATGag GTGTTTTTATTGAATGGAAATTGGGATACATCACATTCAATACCAAATATTGTTGCTGAAATGCATAACGTGAATCTTGCCGAACTCCAAGGCACATGGGGTGGTGATGATGGTGATACACTGACCGCATCATGTGTAAATGGTGGCCAAACAATATCTACAATTATTACAAATGATAGTAGAGATGGAAAGAATTCAgacaatttacaatcaattcaTCAGCAACGTATTGATAATAATCATCGTGCTTTAACAGGGTTACCGACAAACGACGCTAATCAAGATTTTAATGGTGATGATAATTTCCAATGGCTTGTTAATTTTAAGCTAGATGATTTAATTCATGCGTCAACTCCTACTAGTTCATCTTCATCAG ATTACACAAACACGACACTCACAAATAGTAATCGAAGTCAACAGTCAATGGTTATGCAAACGAATACATCGAATTCAATTCGATCGATCAACATGAATCCAAACTATAGCCAACATGTATATATTACTGATGTAAATTCGTTaccaaatcaatattttacacaaaatcaACTAAAGAAT ATAATCCAAGAAAATAGAACAAATAATCTACAAAGTAGACAATTATCTCAACAACAACATCAACAACCGGCAGCAGTTACAGTGAAGACAATGAAACATACGAGTCTTCCTGgtgcaaataatataaatggaaATAATCAAGGGAATCATACAAGTCGCTATTCTGGTCCACGAAAACCACCTTTTACATACACCGAGCTGATTGAGCATGCGCTTCGTGAAAAAGGTGAATTAACTGTATCAGGAATATATCAATGGATTTC tgATCATTTTCCATTTTACAAAGCAAACGATGATCGCTGGAAGAATTCCGTCCGacataatttatcaataaatccaCATTTTCGTAAAGGAAGCAAAGCAGTACATGGCGCTGGTCATTTGTGGACAATCGCACAAAGGGACGATAAACGAATGTCTACATGGATCATG AAGAAACAACGCATGCAACAATTTATTGATAAGTACGATGAAAAAGAAAAAGCAATGGAAGATGAACTTCAAGCGGCCACAGCAAGTATTTTACCTGAAATGGATTGTGGATACCTCCAAACAGACGTTAATATACAGAATAGTAATAGCAGTAATCAG agaaTGGGACATAATGTGATACGAACTTCAGACGATTCGAGCTCCATTAAACGTGAGGTTGAAGTGCAATATTTAATTCCAGTTAGTGATTCTATGG ATTTTATGTGTCCAGTATCAAAAGAACAAGTAGCCGAAGAATGTGGTTTACAACAATCTTGCAACAGTAATGACGACAATAAAACCGAACAGCAACGTGTGAACGAACTAACAAGTGGTGATTATTTAATTACAGATTTAAATCCACAAACACTTGGTTTAAATCTATCTGAAGCTGAAATCATTACACCAGATCAATTATTTGGTGATGATCTCAATTTTCAGTGCTATGAATTACAAGTATGA
- the LOC123292484 gene encoding zinc finger protein 184-like produces the protein MPLCAANNCSNRFEDGFRLFLFPTDEHRKKQWLINMGREDFTPSKISCVCEVHFDESQWVQNLAAGWKKLKPNAIPTLFSNPIHLLSFNETNVDVPNFLQICRICLSPNNDLINLFKPSSNDKLPYLEFMEQTSLQVSSDDGLPPYVCNECFQTILEIKNFKQKCIQSANLLKNYNGPNTIASLNAYIISKTQSDGIVHVDKKENLETTNLENKNQKEKNEQDTKYKLEEIDNFYTFPDPIDRKNLKNEPYSVCHICGAKAKYILKHLKTHNDTYDLKCDICGKQFRHNIALLRHLSDHRREKSEVKPQCGICHKTFYDRHTLRRHIKTVHQDTRPFKCTLCPKSFHDERILRIHMVTHTGERRYKCDVQGCSRTYTQSTPLAQHKLKCHSNNVSEITKFKCKICSKAFKQKKTMEEHLRFHSGVRCTKCNKSFTSIKKLNIHMRDHFGIVEKKDIEAKNKQHSELLESIDNLIQQEQNCTQADVDLGLFEPIV, from the exons ATGCCCTTATGTGCAGCAAATAATTGTTCAAATCGCTTTGAAGATGGTTTTCGCCTCTTCTTATTCCCTACGGATGAACATAGAAAGAAACAATGGCTTATCAACATGGGTCGGGAAGATTTTACGCCTTCAAAGATTTCTTGTGTGTGtgaa GTACATTTCGATGAGTCGCAGTGGGTACAAAACCTTGCTGCCGGTTGGAAAAAATTGAAGCCAAATGCAATACCAACTTTATTTAGTAATCCAATCCATCTACTTTCATTTAATGAAACAAACGTAGACGTTCCCAATTTTCTTCAGATATGTCGTATATGTTTAAGCCCAAATaacgatttaattaatttattcaagcCCTCGTCGAACGATAAACTACCGTATCTAGAATTCATGGAGCAGACATCTTTGCAG GTGAGTTCTGACGATGGTCTACCACCATATGTATGCAACGAATGTTTTCAAACTatactagaaataaaaaattttaaacaaaaatgtattcaatctgcaaatttattgaaaaattataatggaCCGAATACAATAGCAAGTTTAAACGCATATATAATATCTAAAACACAATCCGATGGTATTGTGCATGTGGATAAGAAGGAAAATTTGGAAACTACAaacttggaaaataaaaatcagaaagAAAAGAACGAACAAGATACGAAGTATAAACTAGAAGAAATCGATAACTTTTATACGTTCCCAGATccaattgatagaaaaaatctcaaaaacgaaCCGTATTCTGTTTGTCATATATGTGGAGCAAAAGCAAAGTATATCCTAAAACATCTAAAGACACATAATGATACATACGATTTGAAATGTGATATTTGTGGAAAACAATTTCGTCATAATATAGCGTTACTTAGGCATTTATCTGATCATAGACGTGAAAAAAGCGAAGTAAAACCTCAGTGTGGCATATgtcacaaaactttttatgatAGACATACTTTAAGACGACACATAAAAACCGTACATCAGGACACACGACCATTCAAATGTACATTATGTCCAAAATCGTTTCATGATGAACGAATATTGAGAATACATATGGTTACACATACCGGTGAAAGGCGTTATAAATGCGACGTTCAAGGTTGTAGTCGTACATATACACAATCTACACCATTAGCCcagcataaattaaaatgtcattCAAATAATGTATCggaaataacaaaattcaagtGTAAAATTTGTTCGAAAGCGTTTAAACAGAAAAAGACTATGGAAGAACATTTACGCTTTCACTCTGGTGTAAGGTGTACTAAATGTAATAAGTCGTTTAcatcaattaaaaaacttaacataCATATGAGAGATCATTTTGGTATCGTAGAAAAAAAAGACATAGAAGCGAAGAATAAGCAACATTCAGAATTATTAGAATCAATAGATAATTTAATACAGCAAGAACAAAATTGTACACAAGCAGACGTGGATCTAGGTTTGTTTGAGCCTATAGTTTAA
- the LOC123291488 gene encoding 4-coumarate--CoA ligase-like, with translation MTTNNDQELLIYGGDLKIPPCERNFSQYLLDKMLQNSNKIALIDPVNKKTQTFGEMRVNSIRCALKMKEDGLKRGDIIMICGRIHLDLVVPLLGAMYLGVTINPLHPDYSRNEILRMINLTEPKIIFCDQECTNLMAELIIEAKLQCKIVTFETDFKEYLKPQKPAEEDSFVTETVDVNNDILYIVCTSGTTGLIKGVTINHNAFYMALERTPGAGYISESDCPILYYSPLSWLSALVLIDAAILNGVSRIVCEYTPTRNLEIILEYNIKWLFLTPIKVIEMVNHPLFKQNVSKISKNLKYLLFGGSPSSEKYVQEYHKLFPNAFIFNGYGSSEIVGSYGLFVRNKHENLLKSKIMSSGQPVNGIYWKVIDSETGKTLGRNQEGELCSKGPLLTKGYYKDPDATAKAIDKDGWFHTGDIVKVDDEDCLFIVGRSKELLKYKGWQVSPSELEDVLRTHPAVQAVCVMGKKHETDGDLPLAFIVRKESAKNVTEDEIIEFVNQQVADCQKLRGGVIFLDVLPVTPSGKIAKNTLKQL, from the exons ATGACAACAAATAACGAtcaagaattattaatttatggtGGTGATTTAAAAATACCACCATGTGAAAGAAACTTTTCACAATATTTGTTGGATAAAATGTtgcaaaattcaaataaaattgcacTG attgatcctgtaaataaaaaaactcaaacATTTGGTGAAATGAGAGTGAATTCAATTCGTTGTgcattaaaaatgaaagaagATGGCTTAAAGCGTGGAGATATTATAATGATTTGTGGACGCATTCATTTGGATTTGGTTGTTCCATTATTGGGTGCTATGTATTTGGGTGTAACAATTAATCCATTACATCCTGATTATTCAagaa aTGAAATTTTACGAATGATAAATTTAACtgaaccaaaaataatattctgtgATCAAGAATGTACAAACTTAATGGCAGAACTCATCATTGAAGCTAAATTGCAATGTAAAATCGTTACATTTGAAACggattttaaagaatatttaaaaccaCAAAAGCCAGCTGAAGAGGATAGCTTTGTAACAGAAACTGTGGAtgttaataatgatatattgtatattgtatgCACTAGCGGGACAACAGGACTTATAAAAGGGGTTACCATAAACCATAATGCATTTTACATGGCATTGGAAAGAACACCAGGCGCCGG ATATATTTCAGAAAGCGACTGCCCAATATTATATTACTCTCCACTATCCTGGCTTTCGGCTTTAGTATTAATCGATGCTGCAATCTTGAATGGAGTTTCACGAATAGTTTGTGAATACACCCCAACACgaaatttggaaattattttagaGTACAAT ATCAAATGGTTATTTCTAACCccaataaaagttattgaaatgGTAAATCAcccattatttaaacaaaacgtgtccaaaatatcgaaaaatttaaaatatctcttATTTGGAGGAAGTCCATCTTCGGAAAAATATGTACAAGagtatcataaattatttccaaatgcATTCATTTTTAATGGTTACGGTAGCTCAGAAATTGTTGGTTCTTATGGGCTTTTTGTGAGAAATAAACACGAAAATCTTTTGAAAAGCAAAATAATGTCATCTGGCCAACCAGTTAATGGAATTTATTGGAAA GTAATCGATTCAGAAACTGGAAAAACTCTTGGTCGTAATCAAGAAGGAGAGCTTTGTTCCAAAGGTCCACTTTTAACTAAGGGATATTATAAAGATCCAGATGCAACTGCAAAAGCAATTGATAAAGATGGATGGTTCCATACTGGAGATATTGTTAAAGTGGATGATGaagattgtttatttattgtggGTCGATCCAAGGAATTACTCAAATACAAAGGATGGCAG gtttCACCGAGTGAATTAGAAGATGTTCTACGAACACATCCTGCTGTTCAGGCTGTTTGTGTAATGGGTAAAAAGCATGAAACTGATGGTGATTTACCACTTGCGTTTATTGTGAGAAAGGAATCAGCCAAAAATGTTACCGAAGATGAAATTATTGAGTTTGTTAATC aaCAAGTTGCTGATTGCCAAAAGTTACGTGGTGGAGTAATTTTCTTGGATGTATTGCCAGTTACACCTAGTggaaaaatagcaaaaaatactttaaaacaatta
- the LOC123291815 gene encoding 4-coumarate--CoA ligase 1-like, which yields MATETDQELIIYGGDIEVPPCERNFSQYLLDKMLQNSNKIAQIDPVNKTTQTFGQMRVNSIRCALKMKEDGLKRGDIIMICGRIHLDVVVPLLGAMYLGVTIIPLHPDYSRNEILRMINLTEPKIIFCDQECTNLMSELSTEARLQCKIVTFETDFKEYLKQQKPTEEDSFVTEIVDVNNDILCIVCTSGTTGLIKGVTINHNAFYMGMERMPGAGFILESDSPILYYSPISWIGATILLSASILNGVSRIVCEYTPTRNLEVILEYNIKWIFMIPIKVLEMVNHPLFKQNVSKISKNLKYLLFGGAPSLEKHVQEYHKLFPNTFIFNGYGSTEIVGSYGLFVRNKHESLVKRKIMSSGQLINGIYWKVIDPETGKTLGRNQEGELCSKGPLLTKGYYKDPEATAKAIDKDGWFHTGDIVKVDDEDCLFIVGRYKELLKYKGWQVSPNELENVIRKHPAVEDVCVMGKHHEIDGDLPLAFIVKKESAKNVTEDELIEFVNQQVADCQKLRGGVIFLDAFPVAPTGKIAKNALKQLIK from the exons ATGGCAACAGAAACCGAtcaagaattaataatttatgggGGTGATATAGAAGTGCCACCAtgtgaaagaaatttttcacaatatttgtTGGATAAAATGTtgcaaaattcaaataaaattgcacAG ATTGATCCTGTAAATAAAACAACTCAAACGTTTGGTCAAATGAGAGTGAATTCAATTCGTTGTgcattaaaaatgaaagaagATGGCTTAAAGCGTGGAGATATTATAATGATTTGTGGACGCATTCATTTGGATGTGGTTGTTCCATTATTGGGTGCTATGTATTTGGGTGTAACAATTATTCCATTACATCCTGATTATTCAagaa aTGAAATTTTACGAATGATAAATTTGACCgaaccaaaaataatattctgtgATCAAGAATGTACAAACTTAATGTCAGAACTCTCCACTGAAGCTAGATTACAATGTAAAATCGTTACATTTGAAACGGATtttaaggaatatttaaaacaacaaaagcCAACTGAAGAGGATAGCTTTGTAACAGAAATTGTGGAtgttaataatgatatattgtGTATTGTATGCACTAGCGGGACAACAGGACTTATAAAAGGCGTTACCATAAACCATAATGCGTTTTACATGGGAATGGAAAGAATGCCAGGCGCTgg atTTATTTTAGAAAGCGACAGTCCAATATTATATTACTCTCCAATATCCTGGATTGGGGCTACAATATTATTAAGCGCTTCAATTTTGAATGGAGTTTCACGAATAGTTTGTGAATACACCCCAACACGAAATTTGGAAGTTATTTTGGAGTACAAT ATCAAATGGATATTTATGATCCCAATAAAAGTTCTTGAAATGGTAAATCAtccattatttaaacaaaatgtatccaaaatatcgaaaaatttaaaatatctcttATTTGGTGGAGCCCCATCTTTGGAAAAGCATGTACAAGagtatcataaattatttccaaatacattcatttttaatggTTACGGTAGCACAGAAATTGTTGGTTCTTATGGACTTTTTGTGAGAAATAAACACGAAAGTcttgtgaaaagaaaaataatgtcaTCTGGTCAATTAATTAATGGAATTTATTGGAAA gtAATCGATCCAGAAACTGGAAAAACTCTTGGACGAAATCAAGAAGGAGAGCTATGTTCCAAAGGTCCACTTTTAACTAAGGGATATTATAAAGATCCAGAAGCAACTGCAAAAGCAATTGATAAAGATGGATGGTTCCATACTGGAGATATTGTTAAAGTGGATGATGaagattgtttatttattgtggGTCGTTACAAGGAATTACTCAAATACAAAGGGTGGCag gtTTCACCGAATGAGTTAGAAAATGTTATACGAAAACATCCTGCTGTTGAAGATGTTTGTGTAATGGGTAAACATCATGAAATTGATGGTGATTTACCACTAGCATTTATTGTGAAAAAGGAATCAGCCAAAAATGTTACAGAAGATGAACTTATTGAATTTGTTAACC aacAAGTTGCTGATTGCCAAAAGTTACGTGGTGGAGTAATTTTCTTGGATGCATTCCCAGTTGCTCCTACTggaaaaatagcaaaaaatgctttaaaacaattaataaagtaa